The proteins below are encoded in one region of Rhodopirellula halodulae:
- a CDS encoding glycogen/starch/alpha-glucan phosphorylase encodes MTKPDATQATQSVDDGSLERTSGSGRMEVNRHLMFDHLVLPEEGSPRECFEAVSRALRDRLARRWMHTQRTQDRENPKRVYYLSMEFLIGRTLTNNMINLGLDSTLHDGHLHLEHLAWQDIVEAEPDAGLGNGGLGRLAACFIESLATLQIPSMGYGLRYEYGIFRQSIENGFQIEQPDHWLRNPDPWEIARPRETAMVSVGCQFEWHDGKLRAVPGGCTHLLGVPYDRPVVGYGGQTINTLRLWGVGTPDYFDFGEFSSGDFVGAIVDRVVAESVTRVLYPDDSTRAGQALRFVQEYFLVTCSLADILHRFRRSNEDWEQLPEKVAIQLNDTHPAMAVAELMRVLVDEANLGWEKAWELTVGTLAYTNHTLLPEALEKWPVQFFKMVCPRLLEITLEINRRFLAEVETRFPNDPMRSSRMSLIEDAGEPQIRMANLAIVGTHSTNGVAQIHSDLLRTRVVSDFAEMFPHRFNNKTNGVTPRRWLLSANPDLASLITESIGDAWIVDLSELRRLAPLAEDTAFRQDFLRTKQNAKHRFCTWLETTTGQQVNPTSIFDCQVKRIHEYKRQLLNILHVVVLYQRLRENPSATFPPRTFFFAGKAAPAYRLAKRIIKLINNVGQVINNDPVSAGRLQVVFLPNYNVSLAERLIPASDVSEQISTAGYEASGTSNMKFMMNGALTIGTRDGATIEMAQEAGEENFFLFGLTAEQVAESRPWYSPRWHYDNEPETRAALDLIFSGHFNRDEPGIFEPIRETLLEQGDFYMHLADLSSYAATHQRLGELYTDKDAWARAAILNVAHSGKFSSDRTIAEYASEIWNTVPCPIAHELKEGANDVKAQD; translated from the coding sequence ATGACAAAGCCAGATGCAACTCAAGCAACTCAGTCTGTCGACGACGGTTCACTCGAGCGAACCTCTGGTTCGGGACGCATGGAAGTCAATCGACATCTGATGTTCGATCACTTGGTACTGCCCGAGGAAGGCAGTCCACGTGAGTGTTTCGAAGCGGTGTCACGGGCTCTACGTGATCGACTTGCCCGAAGGTGGATGCACACCCAAAGAACGCAGGACAGAGAAAATCCAAAACGGGTCTACTACCTGTCAATGGAATTTCTGATTGGACGCACCTTGACCAACAACATGATCAATCTGGGTTTGGATTCCACGCTTCACGACGGACACCTGCATCTCGAACATCTGGCTTGGCAAGACATTGTGGAGGCTGAACCTGACGCTGGTTTGGGAAATGGAGGCCTCGGCAGGCTGGCGGCTTGCTTCATTGAGTCGCTAGCGACATTGCAAATTCCGTCCATGGGATACGGACTTCGATACGAATATGGCATTTTTCGTCAATCCATCGAAAACGGTTTTCAAATCGAACAACCCGACCACTGGCTGAGAAACCCTGACCCATGGGAAATCGCTCGTCCGCGTGAAACGGCAATGGTCTCTGTGGGCTGCCAATTCGAATGGCACGATGGAAAACTTCGGGCTGTTCCCGGCGGCTGCACGCATCTCCTGGGCGTTCCCTACGATCGTCCCGTTGTCGGATATGGAGGGCAAACGATCAACACACTGCGATTGTGGGGAGTTGGTACACCGGACTACTTCGACTTTGGAGAATTCAGCTCCGGAGACTTTGTAGGTGCGATCGTTGATCGCGTCGTCGCTGAATCAGTCACCCGAGTTCTTTATCCGGACGATTCGACGAGAGCCGGCCAAGCACTGCGGTTCGTCCAGGAGTATTTCTTGGTCACCTGTTCGCTGGCAGACATTCTCCATCGCTTTCGACGTTCCAACGAGGATTGGGAACAACTTCCCGAGAAAGTCGCCATTCAACTCAATGACACGCATCCCGCGATGGCCGTCGCGGAACTGATGCGAGTTCTTGTGGACGAGGCAAACCTTGGGTGGGAAAAGGCTTGGGAGCTCACCGTTGGCACGCTGGCTTATACCAATCACACGCTGCTGCCCGAGGCACTTGAAAAATGGCCGGTGCAATTCTTCAAAATGGTCTGCCCGCGTTTGTTGGAGATCACCCTCGAAATCAATCGCCGCTTTCTCGCCGAGGTGGAAACAAGGTTCCCCAACGATCCCATGCGATCGTCACGGATGAGCCTGATCGAAGACGCCGGTGAACCACAGATACGAATGGCAAACCTGGCGATTGTGGGAACGCATAGCACCAATGGGGTTGCGCAAATCCATTCCGATTTATTGCGGACTCGTGTTGTTTCTGACTTTGCAGAAATGTTCCCGCACAGATTCAACAACAAAACCAATGGCGTGACACCACGTCGCTGGCTTTTGTCGGCCAACCCCGATTTGGCAAGCTTGATCACGGAATCCATCGGGGATGCATGGATCGTCGATCTCAGTGAATTGAGACGTTTGGCACCGTTGGCCGAGGACACGGCTTTTCGTCAGGACTTTCTTCGAACCAAACAGAATGCGAAACACCGTTTTTGCACGTGGCTGGAAACGACGACTGGACAACAAGTCAATCCAACATCGATTTTTGATTGTCAGGTCAAACGCATTCACGAATACAAACGCCAATTGCTGAATATCCTTCACGTCGTGGTGCTCTACCAACGATTACGCGAAAATCCTTCTGCGACGTTTCCACCACGAACGTTCTTCTTCGCTGGGAAAGCGGCACCGGCTTATCGGTTGGCAAAGAGGATCATCAAATTGATCAACAATGTTGGCCAGGTCATCAACAACGATCCCGTCTCAGCGGGACGTCTCCAGGTTGTCTTCCTTCCGAACTACAACGTTTCCTTGGCCGAACGATTGATTCCAGCAAGTGATGTCTCGGAACAAATTTCCACTGCCGGATACGAAGCCAGCGGAACCAGCAACATGAAATTCATGATGAATGGTGCGCTGACCATCGGGACGCGCGATGGCGCCACAATTGAAATGGCGCAAGAGGCAGGAGAAGAGAACTTCTTTCTCTTTGGTCTGACCGCAGAACAAGTCGCGGAAAGTCGGCCGTGGTACAGCCCACGATGGCATTACGACAATGAGCCCGAAACCCGAGCAGCACTGGACCTGATTTTCAGCGGCCACTTCAACCGTGATGAGCCGGGAATTTTTGAGCCGATTCGTGAAACGTTGCTCGAACAAGGCGACTTTTACATGCATCTAGCTGACCTCTCTTCGTACGCCGCGACTCATCAGCGACTTGGCGAACTCTACACCGATAAGGACGCATGGGCTCGTGCTGCGATTCTCAATGTCGCCCATTCGGGAAAGTTTTCGAGTGACCGAACCATTGCTGAATACGCATCAGAAATTTGGAACACAGTTCCCTGTCCGATCGCACACGAATTGAAAGAAGGAGCTAACGATGTCAAAGCCCAAGACTGA
- the pepF gene encoding oligoendopeptidase F: MNAPATTKLPSRDEVLASDCWDLSSLYESEADWQKDFDTLTTKIATFETFRGRLGESAQVIREFLDFDGEFDRMAERCGTYAFLRTTENQSDSDHQARKSRFQNLAVKASQAGSFVRPELLSIEPEKMESFLNDPVLEPYKLLLERIVRYRPHTLTDREERLLAMQGEMAGAAGNAFRQLNDADLRFGELEIEDGQRMELSHATFIQFLHSTDRDVRKKAFDQYYQVFSEHENTLAATLAGSVHRDVYYARARNYESSLESSLFPDNMPVSVYDNLIQAVRDSLPAVHEYLDVRRRKMNLPDMHHYDTYVPILSGIKKHHTWDQAVNVVLESLQPLGDEYVSTLEEGLRGRWADRYPNRGKQSGAFSCGSFDGDPFILMNFKEEVLNDVFTLTHEAGHSMHSWYSSKNQPYQYYDYTIFVAEVASTFNEQLLTHHLLENAQNDAERAYLINNELDSIRATVVRQTMFAEFEKKTHEMAEAGEPLTVASFRAAYRELLDAYFGPDFIVDDALELECFRIPHFYRAFYVYKYATGLSAAVALSRRVLGGGESELNDYLNFLRGGCSQDPLDLLRGAGVDMTQPEAVKTTLDHFASLSKQLDELL, from the coding sequence ATGAATGCACCCGCCACCACGAAATTGCCCTCACGCGATGAAGTCCTCGCCAGCGATTGCTGGGACCTTTCCAGTCTGTATGAATCGGAGGCGGATTGGCAGAAAGACTTTGACACACTGACGACCAAGATCGCAACGTTCGAAACGTTCCGGGGGCGATTGGGCGAATCGGCTCAGGTCATTCGTGAGTTCCTCGACTTCGACGGCGAGTTTGACCGCATGGCCGAGCGGTGTGGAACGTACGCGTTTCTGCGAACGACCGAGAACCAATCGGACAGCGATCATCAAGCTCGCAAATCTCGGTTTCAAAACTTGGCCGTGAAAGCGTCCCAGGCCGGCAGTTTCGTCCGTCCTGAATTGCTGAGCATCGAACCGGAAAAAATGGAATCGTTTTTGAACGATCCGGTCCTGGAACCCTACAAGTTGTTGCTCGAGCGAATCGTACGTTATCGCCCACACACGTTGACCGATCGCGAAGAACGTTTGCTGGCGATGCAAGGCGAGATGGCGGGCGCGGCGGGCAACGCCTTTCGGCAACTCAACGACGCGGATCTGCGTTTCGGTGAGCTCGAAATCGAAGACGGACAACGGATGGAGTTGTCGCACGCGACGTTCATCCAGTTTTTGCACAGCACCGATCGCGACGTTCGCAAGAAGGCGTTTGATCAGTACTACCAAGTCTTTTCGGAACACGAGAACACGCTGGCGGCGACCTTGGCCGGCAGCGTCCATCGAGATGTGTATTACGCTCGAGCCCGTAACTACGAGAGCAGCTTGGAATCGTCGTTGTTCCCCGACAACATGCCTGTGTCGGTCTATGACAACTTGATCCAAGCCGTGCGAGATTCGTTGCCAGCGGTTCATGAATACTTGGACGTGCGTCGTCGCAAGATGAACTTGCCCGATATGCATCATTACGACACTTACGTGCCGATCCTGTCCGGGATCAAAAAGCATCACACGTGGGACCAGGCCGTCAACGTGGTGCTGGAATCATTGCAACCGCTTGGTGACGAGTACGTGTCGACGCTGGAAGAAGGACTGCGTGGCCGTTGGGCTGATCGCTATCCCAACCGAGGCAAACAGAGCGGCGCGTTCAGTTGCGGATCGTTCGATGGTGACCCGTTCATCTTGATGAACTTTAAAGAAGAAGTGCTCAACGATGTGTTCACGTTGACGCACGAAGCCGGCCACTCGATGCACAGTTGGTACTCGTCGAAGAATCAGCCTTATCAGTACTACGACTACACGATCTTCGTTGCGGAAGTGGCTAGCACGTTCAACGAACAATTGCTGACGCATCACTTGCTTGAGAACGCTCAAAACGATGCCGAGCGAGCCTATTTGATCAACAACGAACTGGACAGCATCCGCGCCACCGTGGTTCGGCAAACGATGTTCGCGGAGTTCGAAAAGAAAACGCACGAAATGGCAGAAGCTGGTGAACCGTTGACCGTTGCATCGTTCCGTGCCGCGTATCGCGAATTGCTCGATGCTTACTTCGGTCCCGATTTCATCGTCGATGATGCGTTGGAACTGGAATGTTTCCGTATTCCTCACTTCTACCGTGCGTTCTACGTTTACAAGTACGCCACCGGACTCAGTGCCGCCGTGGCGCTCAGTCGTCGCGTGCTCGGCGGTGGCGAATCCGAACTGAACGACTACCTGAACTTCTTGCGTGGTGGTTGCAGCCAAGACCCATTGGATCTGCTTCGTGGAGCCGGTGTCGACATGACCCAGCCCGAAGCCGTGAAGACGACGTTGGATCACTTCGCCAGTCTCTCCAAGCAACTCGACGAACTGCTGTGA
- the ppk2 gene encoding polyphosphate kinase 2, which yields MSKPKTDSHSKKMKRKEYLKELRILQAEVCKLQEWVKYKGLRVIIVFEGRDAAGKGGTIRALTERVSPRVFRTVALPAPSDREKSQMYFQRYMNHFPAAGEVVIFDRSWYNRAGVEHVMGFCTPEQHQRFLDLCPEVEKYITEGGIQLIKIWLEVSDEEQKRRFAARIVDPLRQWKLSPVDLPSRSKWYEYSRARDKMLDATDTKNAPWHILRSDNKRRARLNCISHLLSLIPYKEVPREPVELPERSPHGAFDDTASLANRQFVPERF from the coding sequence ATGTCAAAGCCCAAGACTGACTCACATTCAAAGAAGATGAAACGCAAGGAGTACCTGAAAGAACTTCGAATATTACAAGCCGAAGTCTGCAAGCTTCAAGAATGGGTCAAGTACAAAGGGCTGCGCGTGATCATCGTCTTTGAAGGTCGCGATGCGGCGGGAAAAGGTGGCACGATTCGAGCGTTGACGGAACGCGTCAGTCCTCGCGTCTTTCGGACGGTTGCACTGCCAGCGCCCTCGGACCGCGAAAAATCGCAGATGTATTTCCAACGTTATATGAATCACTTTCCTGCGGCGGGCGAAGTCGTGATCTTCGATCGAAGCTGGTACAACCGAGCGGGCGTCGAACACGTCATGGGGTTCTGCACACCGGAGCAACATCAGCGATTTCTCGATCTTTGCCCGGAAGTTGAAAAGTACATCACCGAAGGAGGCATCCAACTCATCAAAATTTGGTTGGAGGTCAGCGATGAAGAGCAGAAACGCCGCTTTGCCGCTCGCATCGTTGATCCGCTGCGGCAATGGAAACTCAGTCCGGTGGACCTCCCATCACGGAGTAAGTGGTACGAATACTCACGAGCCCGCGACAAGATGCTCGATGCCACGGACACGAAGAACGCCCCCTGGCACATCCTCCGATCCGACAACAAGCGGCGTGCGAGATTGAATTGCATCTCGCACTTATTGAGCCTGATTCCGTACAAAGAGGTTCCTCGCGAGCCGGTCGAACTGCCAGAACGATCGCCGCATGGCGCCTTCGACGACACAGCATCGCTAGCAAACCGTCAATTTGTCCCCGAACGATTTTGA
- a CDS encoding sugar ABC transporter ATP-binding protein has product MTDATHRLELTGIRKHFGSTKALDGVDLIVGPGEVHAIIGENGAGKSTLMKVLSGAHRPDAGRIQIDGEEVDLSNPRASQAAGIAMIYQELNLAPDLSVADNITLGDEPSRWGGRGGGWLDRGRQHVIAKEALKRLHCEDIDPAQPVRELSIAQQQMVEIARAVVADRKLKLLILDEPTSSLTQVDTENLFAVIERLKCEGVSVLYISHFLEECQRIGDRFTVLRDGVTAGSGSLTENDPDWMPMDSIVQMMVGREISQLYPDLDHVRGEPVLQLENVRGSRLPTDVSLTLHRGEILGLAGLIGAGRTETIRALFGLDRLASGKVVVMGREDVRRDPQKSWIRDAIGLVSEDRKNEGLFLERSLTENLTLTRTEPYRRGPFLRRSEMKKATEHWMKELAVRASDPDQAIGELSGGNQQKIALARLLHHDCEILLLDEPTRGIDIGSKRTIYQTIGELAAQGKAILLISSYLPELLGVCDSIGVIHQGRLTGIRPASEWTEHSLLTEALDAAATS; this is encoded by the coding sequence GTGACCGACGCCACCCATCGTCTGGAACTGACCGGAATTCGCAAACACTTCGGATCGACCAAAGCGCTCGACGGCGTGGACTTGATCGTTGGTCCGGGGGAAGTGCATGCGATCATCGGCGAAAACGGGGCTGGCAAAAGCACCTTGATGAAGGTCTTGTCCGGTGCTCATCGCCCAGACGCCGGTCGAATTCAAATCGATGGGGAAGAGGTTGATCTGAGCAACCCGCGAGCTTCCCAGGCCGCGGGCATCGCGATGATTTATCAAGAGCTGAACTTGGCTCCTGATTTGTCGGTCGCGGACAACATCACCTTGGGCGACGAACCGTCTCGATGGGGTGGACGCGGCGGTGGTTGGCTGGATCGTGGCCGGCAACACGTGATCGCCAAGGAAGCTTTGAAACGGTTGCATTGCGAAGACATTGATCCTGCGCAACCCGTCCGCGAATTGTCGATCGCTCAGCAGCAAATGGTCGAAATCGCTCGCGCGGTCGTGGCCGATCGCAAGCTGAAACTGTTGATCTTGGACGAACCAACCAGCAGCTTGACCCAGGTCGACACCGAGAACCTTTTCGCGGTGATCGAGCGATTGAAATGTGAAGGTGTCAGCGTGCTGTACATCAGTCACTTTCTGGAAGAGTGCCAACGGATTGGCGATCGCTTCACGGTGCTTCGCGATGGCGTGACAGCAGGATCAGGCAGCTTGACTGAAAACGATCCGGATTGGATGCCGATGGATTCCATTGTGCAGATGATGGTCGGCCGTGAGATCTCACAGCTCTATCCCGACCTCGACCATGTTCGCGGCGAACCTGTGTTGCAACTCGAAAACGTTCGCGGGTCACGATTGCCAACCGATGTTTCGTTGACGCTGCATCGTGGTGAGATCTTGGGGCTCGCCGGGTTGATTGGTGCGGGACGGACCGAAACCATTCGTGCTCTGTTTGGGCTGGATCGATTGGCGTCTGGCAAAGTCGTTGTGATGGGCCGCGAAGATGTGCGGCGGGATCCACAGAAGAGTTGGATTCGAGACGCGATTGGGTTGGTGTCGGAGGATCGCAAGAACGAAGGGTTGTTCTTGGAACGGAGTCTGACCGAAAACCTAACGCTGACTCGAACCGAGCCTTACCGGCGAGGCCCGTTCCTTCGTCGATCGGAAATGAAGAAGGCGACCGAGCACTGGATGAAAGAATTGGCGGTTCGGGCGAGCGATCCGGACCAAGCGATTGGTGAGTTATCCGGCGGCAACCAGCAGAAGATCGCCTTGGCTCGTTTGCTGCATCACGATTGCGAGATCTTGTTGCTCGATGAGCCCACCCGCGGCATCGACATCGGCAGCAAACGCACGATCTATCAAACGATTGGTGAGTTGGCGGCGCAAGGCAAAGCGATCTTGTTGATCAGCAGTTACCTGCCCGAGTTGCTCGGCGTCTGCGATTCGATTGGCGTGATTCACCAAGGACGCCTGACTGGCATTCGCCCAGCAAGCGAATGGACCGAACACAGTTTGCTGACCGAAGCGCTCGACGCTGCGGCAACATCCTGA